From Argopecten irradians isolate NY chromosome 3, Ai_NY, whole genome shotgun sequence:
tattctaAATTAACTTTGAAACCATAAGTGACTGTTATTATTCAAAGCATTCTTCTGATGGTCATAaagaatttttaatatttccttCCGATAACTACATTTGTAGACTAGGTCtactattttttgtttaaaacaggCTAGCAATGGCATACgtcatatgtaaaaaaaatcccattttTTCACCTATATACACACACCTTTTTACCTGTCGATGATTCTGGTGaagatttatgaatattttatgacACTAAATGTTTACACTTAGCTCATACAATTTCAGACATTCTGATGTAAGTTTGGTAACCATTAGTCCTGTGGCTAACGTGTCAGTAATACCCGAACAATCCCTGTCCTGACACAGTTTGCCTAACTAGGGACACACGTAACATTGTATGACAGTCGTTCAACCTGAACTGGCTTGCCAGTCCGTCCATGGCTTCAGGCCACTTGAACTGACCGATCTTTGACGCGTCAACATTGGAAAACGAGAAGTCAGAATTCAAGTTCAAACTTCCTACATGTCAAACAGGGATGGTTATGGCTATATAACTGTACACAGTTCATTGACAAACgtaaatacattttgtagaGTTAGGCTAGCACCAGGCCATGAAATCGACTCGGCAAGATCAACAACGAGTGAACCTGATTTCTTGATTCGATACGCACCTTGCATAGTTCGCATGTAAAATCTCCAGTAAACAACGcacattatacaggtaaaaCTCACCTCAGATAACTGTCGGTTGTTGCAAATCCAAGAAAGTTTATCAAATAGAGCGGTAACCTGCTCGTTCCTGCTCCTTCATAACAAACACACAGCCATGTTCGAGACCTATTTCTGGAACCCACGTGATAAATGGTGTATGACATCAGAGATGGCACttttgttatggtgacccctaGCGGCAAATATGAACGGTATTCGAAGAATATAAACAGCTGTCCGTCTAGTCTCGTTTCATTGATTTTTCCCGCGATAAGTTGAAACCGTTATAATATCGATGTATTTGTGTCTCAGTAAACTATCTATCAATTTCTTCCCTGAATACTGTCCATGCCCCGAATTGCGTCACCGTTAAGTTACCGACACATAAttagatttaataaaaaatttaaataccCGTTTCGTGGCATTGTCTATGTAATGTCAGTAAGTTTAGACAGAgattacagtattattataCATCCACGTACTACTTCGGAAAAATCATATGACTGTTAAGAGTCTCTATATGTAGGATAAATAATCTACATGAACACACGTCCTTGTTATATTTTTAGTAATTCATGAGACGATTTTTATATTGTTGATTTAGAAATTGATAAACTGTTAAACTTgacattctatttttattttcatactgtacaaaaataaaataaaatgaaaatcactgtatataacATTCATACCCCATTGCGCGAACCCCccatacacatgtatatctatatataaaccaCAAATCGTCAATAATGACGGTCTGGTCTCGTACAAAGAAGAAGAACCAATCCGCTGACAAAAAGACTGGCTTGATGAtgaaactttgaaaaaaaagataattaccTTCATTTTCAGGTGTATCTACAAAGCGACATTTCACATGAAGAGGGCCAAATGATCAGGacagaaaaaatatctataggCCTACCCTCTCCCCCATTGCGGACATAAACACAGCCAAAAATACAAAACAGCCAAAAATTGTTAAAGTAAGAGATGTTCCAATAATTAAGAAGTTATATATAGAAACAAAGGCGAGACGTGAGtgtatgaaattaaaaaaaaaaacttaagaCTGGGGATTAAAGACCTCCACCGCTCTCCCTCTTCAGTATAACTAAAGTGTTCTAAACGATTGTTTCTATTTCCCGTATATCGTTTGtgtattatattgttatatagtATCAATAATTATGCTCGGCAAAATGATTTTAAACTTGAATTTTGTATTAATAATTTTGTCACTGTAATGTAGATATAATTTCAATGTGCTTTTGTCGATAGTGACCGACACTGCAGGAATTCGTTTTTTATAACACACAAAAATGTAGCATGTCCTTGTAACGGTTAACAAACAttacaaaaaagaaaacaacaataaaacagtttaGCTTTTCCCAAGCGCTTTCACGGCTATTACCGTTCTTCAGGGGAGTTGAAGCTAAAgttttttattgttgttttctttttttttataatgtttgttAACCGTTATAAAGGCATGCtacattttgtgtgtgtgtcttattaactcaaaataataatataaaacaatttattttacttttggtgAATGGTACAATCCCTATCTCATTCCATATGGGATATAATGTTATGGATTAGTTTTCggaacgcaattaattattatttttatcttgaattaaaattagaagttcaaacgtTTCAATGGCAGTAAATGTGTAAAGTAACTTTTAcagctcctgtttttgataagaggaaaaataccatttgtcagcggtataGCAAGTTAAAATCATATCTAAGGTTTTGATTGTTGTGGCATGGTACAAACACTTTAAAAGGACATGGATTTTAAGTTTAAGATGtaaaaatattgatgttatatctaTTGTCATTTTATATCTTAAAACCTTGACAAAATCATGTCTCGTTGTcccaggggaggtaactcttagaAATATTTTCCGTTTTGTCACGACCATTGCAAGGTAGACTGTTggtttattattgttatttttttaaatgtaaacaaacctgattaaaagagaagaaaaaaaaaacaaaacacacacaaaacacacaaaaaaaacacaaaaaacaacaacaaaaaaacaaaaaaacacacacacatacacatccACAGCATcacataaaaacatatttcactCTTCAGTTTTTCTTCCAGGGCCAACTTGAAATAaccagggccgttttcgattaaaaatacgatttgactggttggacctagttgttcgattattaattaaagacggacctggtggtTTTATATTgctttcagacgagccttgacaaccCTCaaaggcctgtatcaaaaacttcaggtccgtcaggatttatacttgaaatcaTCACtttaacaaacggtcgaaccggttgttccgaataaacgaaaacggcccagtAAAGACATTTAGTAATATTGTAACAAATTACCCATATGTCCATACCGCAATTTCGCCAAAATCGATCCATTGGCATGTGATTTTGGATAGAGAAGGTATGTTTTGTTGGTAAGAAAAGGATATTTTCTATTGATATGCATGATCCTATCAAAATCTAACATGTTTTTTGTTGCTGATTGATAAATGCTATCACTTCCGAAGAACCTAGTTTTATTCTCCAGTCTTCCCAGCCATATCTAGACTCACCCAAGTAGTTTTCCTAGCCACTACAAATATCCTTAAGTATTTTTTGACCTTTCAATAATACAATTACATACATTAGACCAAAGTTAACCCTACACAAAACAGTACATCACTTtatgatacaaaacatattGCTTTGCCTTTATTGCTTTGGCGAACCTTACCACTagaatcataaaaaatattattatatggCTGTGTGTTTTGCTCActcctgattggctgaaactacACTTTCCCGCCACGATACAACACGATATCAACCAGAACATTCCGAActatgcattgtgacgtcatcctaggttgatataagattccagAACCCCcaggtcgtacccaaatatagaaaTCTTGAATTGTGACGTTctgtaaaatgacgtcacaatcacttcacaggttgatataagattccaatAGCTCCAGGtggtacccaaatatagcgcaAAGGGAATTTCCGTGACGTCaaaaatctattgtgacgtcatcattcagCGAGATGTAACGGAGAGCAGCAGGTTTACTGGAATCGATGTGACTCTGCAAATATTTGTGTGTGCATTTTTGTCAGAGttttcaaattataattaaaatggtgttttctctattttattgatattatcagCCTTTATTTTCCTCCTCGAAATTATTCAACCGGATTATTGAGTATCGGGGAGAGGGGCTACTCAATATCATGAagaggaaatacatgtacatatacatgtagtcaaatggtttacattatgtaaatgccatataataaaacagatatcgacctgttttcaggtggatacggtgatttatcaaccctcgaaagtgatataaccctcggcctaCGGCCTCGGGTAATATCACTTCCTCGAGTTGAtaaatcaccgtatccacctgaaaacaggttgatatttgtataatgtcaacctgagaccgatgaacacctgttcagaggttgacattgcaaatTCGGTAGCCtggctataaatagacacaggGAACTCTTCCatatttttgaccaatcaaaataggACATTGCCGATCATCGGGCAATAGCCAAATCCATTATGGCAGACATCAGTGAGGTAGGATTAGAAAAGAAAGGTTTATCACATTTTAAATGTAGCTTTATGTTCGAAAGTTATATTGTGAAGCAGTACAGCAGAAGTACCAAATGTACCTACTGAGAACGTCGATGAAAAAttcttgattttttgtttgttcagTCATTGCGCTGTCCTTGCTTAAAAAATGTTCCAAGTTGCAAAACTTGTATCATATTGTAtcgtttcatataacaaaacaattattgactttttgtaggttaatacaaggaattgttaaacctttgaAAGGTGATATTTACCTCGGCATTCGGCCTCggggaatatcacctttctcagggttaacaattcctcgtattaacctatTGACTGCTCAGCTATACCAGGGCTCaatttcacgaacattccttaactccTTAGTTAGCTGGACCCAGTTTCACCAACATTCCTTAACCTAAGTAACATTATTTAACTTCTAATTCATATGgggaattttaaattttatgaaaGTGAGCCTAGAGATATGACAAGAATCATCATAGCATAATTGTTATATTTCctcaaaatgtacaaaaaagCGACTCAAACATTGtttgaaataatcaaattaaacaTACGCGACTTTGATCATAAACATCGCATGCCGATTATTGATACTACATAATTTGATGCAGTTGTTGCAAACTATACAGAAGTCAAAGTGAACCTAGTCTTCAGGTTTTCTTAAACGCATACAAGCAGGGCCTACTATTTCCAAGCTATCCATCTATACAATCAGTCTCCCTTCGCTAAACATTCATATCGGTCTAATTCTGCAGACAAGAGTTTTGATTTGACGATAAGCCCAACTTCATTGTAGCTAAAGGCACATAGTCTGAAGGAAACAACCTTATGCTTGAGCATGGACTTTTCTCTAATATATTCTTCGAATTGTCCAGCAACTTTGCGCGCCCGGACAATGTCCATCAAGTTGACGCAACTTTGGACCATAAGGTAATAAGCTGCCACCTGTCCTGGGACGTAACAAGGGCAATCTGGGCGATCCTTGGCCCCCGGAATGGTCAGTTGTATGAGGgcgtcatcatcatcacaagGCTTATTTATTGCTATAGCCTTCTCAAACTGTTCGACTGCTGCCACTGTTGGCTTTTTGCAGTCAATTAGAAAGTTTCCATACATCAGATGAAGACTGGGAGAGTTGGGTATCAGACTTAGAGCCTTTGTAAAATACAGGACCGCCTTTGTCTTATATTCGGACGACTTTTCAACTTCCAATGTCTCCTTTAATTGTACGGACTTGTTCCCATAGAGACAAGCAATGTTGCTTAAAACATTTGGGTAGGTCGAAGCGACTAAATCGGGGTCAAGTTCTTCCATCGCAAGGAACAGCCAAAGAGCCTTGTCAAACTCCCCTCGTTGTGTGTAAGCATGTGCTAGTGGCTTTAGAAGGGCTGGAACAGAGTGAGGTGTGAAGGTATGGGAACCTGTTGTGACGTAACCGGAAGTGGCAGCATTTAAATTGACAACTTTCTGGAAGCAGATTTTACCGAAATCCTCCCCGATATTTTCACAACCAAGATTCCAGAGAATGTGTACACTTGTGGTATAGATGACAAACATAGGCTTCAACTCTCCTTGCATGTTCTGAAACCTCTGAGAGGAGGATTTTACGTCAAAGCATCCGAGCCTGTTGCACGCTTCCATCAATGTCGCAAATGGTGTTTTAATGATGGCTTCGACTTCTTTCTTGGTTGCATCTACGTCCTCATTTGAataatgaccaatcaaattgagAGGCGGGAGGAAGTACAATGGTATCCTGTGCACGTCCAGTGACACAGAGATGTATTTGAGGAACTGAATGATCTTTTCCCCTAGTGAATCCAATGTCCAGGTGCCTGAGGCGGACGCGATCTCCTCGCATAAGTAATAGAATATGTTCTTCATATGGTATGATGTTAGGATAGCTCGTTCAGACAGATTGGATTTCAGCATCACCTTGACCACGGAGTAGCAAGTTTTCTGGAGACTGGACAAAGATTGGGACAACATGCGTTCCGCCTTTACAAACGAAAGCCTCCATTCCTGTGACGGATCGCTACTTTGGTGGCATCCCATGGCAACAAGCAAACAACCGCCTACAGAAGAAAGAAAACTTATCTCCATATGCAGCATATACGTTATAAAgattaaaaatgcattttttcgTTACATTGGTGCACATCGTACCGAAGGAAGAACATCAGaagtttataaatataataaaacattacaaagagATGTTTTGACGATGAGAAGAACTATAGTTAAAGACCCACATCATAACTGATGATAGTTTAGATAAACAAATTGCTATACGTACCTTTTACAATATCCTGGATGAGTTCTTCATTCGGCCAATGACATCTCCGTGCTCTGTCTGCCCATCCTTTTGCTACCGTCGGCCATGTCGGACACGGAAAGGCATGCACGAAATCATAAGTATAACCACGGTACTGGTGTTGAACCCCTGTGATTGCGGGGCCTGTTTTGGTGTATACAGCATTTTCCCCCTGGTAGTCAAACCCATACTCTCGTAACGTATTGCCGACAAACTGGCCCAGACGAGAGTACACGATCTCCGTACGATCCCCCTCTTTGACAAACCCGGATGTAAAAGCAGTGCTCAAAAGGTAACCATTAGATGTTATGAAATTACCGATTCGACATCCTGGTTTTTGAAGCATCTGTCGACCATAGGGGGTGACACGGAGTTTGACATACCCCGGGTTAGAGGACGATTCCATGATGCATATAGCTAAAGGTCGTCCCCGTTGTGCCGAAGTAATTTTAGACCTTTCTGTCTGATTGTTTTCCTTGGCGTGCGAAAAAGGAAGATCATTAGACTTTTCACCAAATTCAGAATCGTCTTCAAGAGCAGTAGAAACGCCATCTTCTGATACAACATAGTCAAGATATATCATGTCAAAATCGAAATCAACTTCTGGAAAGAACTTGTATGCGCCATCTTCGTCTTTCCACAGTCGAGCCAGGTGCAGATCGTCATAGGAGCTTCCAACCTGTATTACTTTTATTCCATTTACCTGGGCATTCAATTCATCCGCGAATAGTTGGAAGTTCTTCTTGAGATACTGCATAGCCTGTTTAGTGAGATCATGGTTCTTAATCAGAGTGGTCAAGGCATCGGCATACACACCGAGTATGTACTCGTTTGGTTCCATCTCGTATAGATTACGTAAGCACACTAATCCAGTGGATTATGATGTCGTGATAGTGAATGTTCTCACGATAAAAACCAATCGGGTTAGGTGATCCGTCAAACTGGTGTCGGTAAATCTACAAGATGTCCAGTTTTAACAACACAATGAACACTAATCATTACACTCAATGGTACAAATGTACCAATAACGATTTGATCAAACCGCAAGAACACATATGTTGGATTTTCCTGATGAAATAGTTAGACGGAATGCAATGATAATTActattcaaaacgaaagtacTCTTTTTCGCTTCAGAGTTTTAAATAGAAACTAAACTCACTCTACGTAATTATGTTTTTTCCCCAATATATGGACAGCTGAAGTTTCACAATATGTCAGATATTGACAGAGTGGTGAGTTATGTAATTATTCTTGATAGTggtcatctgtatatatataccattaaaATGTGCATGTAATGCtggagttattcccctttgaaCACTTCTATTCCACTTTACCTCAAATTATTTAAAGTCCTattatgctttcaccaaactttgctaaaatatacattaacaccCCTTATGAAAgtttcttcatttggtttctttctaATAAAGATAATTACGcaataatcaattagtaaagaattcttaaaatagaatgagttgatttgcatagttaaaaatacctcgGATATAAGTATGTATAAATTTAGTTatgattaaagttatatatgtgccgtaactgagcAAAAATTTTGccatgttaatttttcttcattaatctattgaaaaccataaggtttgatgattTAAGCCGTGAAAATAATTTAGATGCCTTATAAATTTTAGTTACAACACTAAAGTTTTGTACtctaaaattgttattttttatgccttatgtatgtttaaatggaaattttcctgcagaaatcactttacaattactaataacatagtaaaaatgtgaaataaaattgtagaccacaagttggcttcatggtctgaccgtaggtTCTCATATcgcttcactatagatgtacatgtataatgttttttggcagtactgctaaaatcaatttctgctcttatttgtatttgaagtactgtaattttcaaaatgttagtaaggtttggtaatgaataacatattaaaacttatcttgattcgtgagtataaaaaagacggcacatataactttgatTTGAGGCaatagatatttttttccaattaagTAATTGTAATGTTCAATTTacagttgaaaaaaaaacatatgcgGAAATATCTGCTCATTGTGATCGATGTATTTGTAAAGAAGGAGGTAGTATAATGGGGAAAGGAGTGTGTAAGTCTGAACATAGAGGAAGGCAACACAGAGAGAGGTGGAAGTGAGGGAAGGCTGTTAAACACTGAGTTGTAGGTGACAGATTGAGGAGCAATAGCCAAGGGAAGTGAAGGCGACAGACGATTAGGGGGATGACAGGAGGGGCATAAAGCAACTAAACTGTTATGAAGGGGGGATGGAATAtttacttaaagtgaatagtcgggcaaagaaaaccagtctaaatgccttcattggccttccaaaagttctcacatattaatacgacggtcaagttctgcttagtttcccagttctgaccattaaagtaaagaaaagttgaaagcattgaaagcgaggctgcgtggaaatgtaaccacggacatagtgagccgggaggacgttttagaattttcatactttaaattaatttcttcgtacgcagacagattttgatgggagattttttttcttctatttcataagaaattatactggatacattcacaccatttttaccgactttagccatccttgcccgactgttcactttaataaaagttatatgtgccgtaacttggtgaaaatttaattttgacatGTTCTTGTTTCTTCTATTGAAATCcacaaggtttgatgaattaagcagTGAAAACCGCTGGATTGGACAAACAAGCACGCATGGTGCCTTCAGTCACTATACTGAATTTGTACATTGTTCAAATCATGCTTTTTacgccttatgtatgtttagatggaacaTACCTacagatatcacattataattactaataacactacAAAAATGTAGAAATACAAACAATAGTAGAGCTAGAGAAAACGTTATAACATTAATTGATGACTTAAACCTAGTAGATGTATACAGAGAACAACATCCTGGAAACAGAAGATACACTTGAAGAAGGAGTTATCCTATTAAACAAACCCGTTTAGATTTTTTCTTAGTTTCAGAAAATATGTTTGGAGATATAACAACCACAAATATTGAACCTGGATATAGATCAAATCATTCCACACCAACAATCTCAATCAAGTTTAATTAGTTTAAGAGAGGGAAGGGACTCTGgaagtttaaagtgaatagtcgggcaaagaaaaccagtctaaatgcgttcattggccttccaaaagtcctcgcatattaatacgacggtcaagttctgcttacgtttcccagttctgaccatttaaataaagaaaagttgaaagcattgaaagcgaggctgcgtggaaatgtaaccacggacatagtcagccgggaggacgttataggattcctatactataaattaatttcttcgaacgcagacagattttgatgggagatttttttttctatttcataagaaattatactggatacattcacaccatttttaccgactttagccatccttgcccgactgttcattTTAATAACTCGCTCTTATATGACGAACATTATCGGAAAACTAACTGACCTTATTTTTTAGGTATCAAAAAACAATATGCTCATATTATTTATAATCCTTTGAATATTCACACTATTTCAGATGAGGATATCCAGTTTCAGATTAAcgatcagattttttttttagaaactcTTCTACTAGAAATAAGGGGGAAAACCATATCATTTGcttcatataaataaaaaatgcattcgaaataggaaaataatcttttaaagTTGAATTAGGAAGTAATGAAGAGGTAAATAAAGAAGAactacaagaaaaaaaaagaagattggGAGAAAATTAGACTAACCAAAATTAGAGGAAATATCATTACGACAAGGGCAAAATGGATAGAGGAGGGTgaaaaaccatcaaat
This genomic window contains:
- the LOC138318943 gene encoding uncharacterized protein; this translates as MEPNEYILGVYADALTTLIKNHDLTKQAMQYLKKNFQLFADELNAQVNGIKVIQVGSSYDDLHLARLWKDEDGAYKFFPEVDFDFDMIYLDYVVSEDGVSTALEDDSEFGEKSNDLPFSHAKENNQTERSKITSAQRGRPLAICIMESSSNPGYVKLRVTPYGRQMLQKPGCRIGNFITSNGYLLSTAFTSGFVKEGDRTEIVYSRLGQFVGNTLREYGFDYQGENAVYTKTGPAITGVQHQYRGYTYDFVHAFPCPTWPTVAKGWADRARRCHWPNEELIQDIVKGGCLLVAMGCHQSSDPSQEWRLSFVKAERMLSQSLSSLQKTCYSVVKVMLKSNLSERAILTSYHMKNIFYYLCEEIASASGTWTLDSLGEKIIQFLKYISVSLDVHRIPLYFLPPLNLIGHYSNEDVDATKKEVEAIIKTPFATLMEACNRLGCFDVKSSSQRFQNMQGELKPMFVIYTTSVHILWNLGCENIGEDFGKICFQKVVNLNAATSGYVTTGSHTFTPHSVPALLKPLAHAYTQRGEFDKALWLFLAMEELDPDLVASTYPNVLSNIACLYGNKSVQLKETLEVEKSSEYKTKAVLYFTKALSLIPNSPSLHLMYGNFLIDCKKPTVAAVEQFEKAIAINKPCDDDDALIQLTIPGAKDRPDCPCYVPGQVAAYYLMVQSCVNLMDIVRARKVAGQFEEYIREKSMLKHKVVSFRLCAFSYNEVGLIVKSKLLSAELDRYECLAKGD